The Harmonia axyridis chromosome 3, icHarAxyr1.1, whole genome shotgun sequence nucleotide sequence TTAGTTTCTCCAGGTCCGCTTTgggacctataccagaaagcatGAGAATTTGAGGAGAATTCACAGCCCCGGCTGAAAGTATGACTTCCTTTCTCGCTCGGATGCGATATAATTTTCCGTCTCTAACGAATTCGACTCCAAAAGCTACCTTGGTGGCTGGATCGATTAGCACTCTGGTGACATGACTACGCATAGCTACATGAAGGTTGGTGCGTAGACGAATTGGTCGAAGAAAGGCTTTTCCTGTGGAACATCTTGCTCCTCTTCTTACAGTTCCTGAAACATTTAGAtgattaataatttattcaatcgTTCAACAAATACACTGCGcgaaaaaattaacgcaccttctgaaaatctcaattttaatgaaagttaactctaaattgactttataacttattttttgttctctcgggaaggttttgaacaaaacaagacacattaaatggaagaaaaattcaggatatcACCGAATCtcatgtgaaagaagagaaataaacaattttcaaaatactggaatgctgataagtgatttaatacttggtatttccaccccttgcgttaattacagctcggctacgacggttcatactcaaaaggagtgatcttaaaatgttctgatctaatccttcccagatttctctgagttggattcctaagtcattaagagtagctggatgattttctgaacttctcagccttctattgagcttgtcccaaacctgctcaatcggattgagatctggacttcttgctggccattccattcgagagacttcaacctcttcaaggtacttcTGAACGAtgaggtctggcattatcgtccataaaaatgaaattttcaccaatgtatggggcaaatggcactacatgctcttcaagaatgttccttatatatctatcagcattcatagctccattatcaacgaccactaggtctgtgcgagcagtcaaagatattccaccccataccataatcgatccttccccgaaaccagtagtattcaggaaattgcactgagcatatctttcatgtggacgtctgtatacaagggaacgtcggtcacaatggtagaggtagaatctagactcatctgtgaagagaactcttccCCAATCAGCcttttcccaatggatatgctctctcgcaaaatccaaacgcgcccttcgatgggctggggttaGAGCTGGGCCTTTTGCCGctacacgaggccttaaatcatattctctaaggcgatttcttattgtctgagtgctaattcgcaccccatgagtttgctcaagctgattttgaaggaggcgagcggttgcaaaccgttgtctcaacgaagaaactctcaagtaacgttcttgaatggcagttgttacccgaggtctaccctgtcctgatcttcggacattcatacctgtctccctgaatcgctgcaacattctggacacaatTGTAtaggaaactccaaacctttctgcaattcttgtgtatgtccactcttcttctcgcaaaactaccgcttgggcacattcctattgggtcaaattgcgtgtttcgcgttgcatagcgatcgagtgtagaaaatcaaacgaatgaaaaactattgatcactagaattgatcgagaacaactgatttcagaatggagccaatacattcaaaatctgataatctcatctttttttattcctgctgggaaaaaacatctgtattgaagaaaaacgttgaaagtggataacatatacatgcataattctgataaaaataattatcattgagaacaccttcagttgtagaataaatttgagatttccataatgtgcgttaatttttttgcgcagtgtattataaGACTTGGAAGAGACATTAAATATGAGGCAATAATGTTTTTAAATGGAATTCCTTTGACCTCCATCTCCAgtcaaattttttgttcaaatttgtCATAAACCATGAACGGATGAACGAAGAAAATTTGTATGATATTTTAACTTACCTTGAGCCAACATGAATCCTGTTTGAAACTGACCATTAATATCCCTATTCTTGTATCCCAACTGTTTTCCAGCTTCTACGAAACTTGTCACCAGTGGCGTGTGGTAAGGTGCTTCAGAGACTGTCAGATATCCACCTTCCGAATGGTATGGGGTCTTTGTTAAGTACGGATTTTTGTTGTCTTCAGATTTCTTGAAATAATACAATGCGTCCTTGTAGCCCCAGCCAGGGTTTCCAAGGGATTCCCATATTTCGTAATCCTTCTTGTTTCCACGTAAATAGAGCATATAATTCAAGACCGAAGATCCACCTATCACTTTGCCTCTAGGCCAATTGCATCTACCATTGTTCATAGCTATCGAAagattataattaataaatgaGCTTTCCTTGAAAATGCAATATTGGTGGGGAGGCActttttgagttttttgaatTAAGCTTGCGATATATACCTCCTTCACTTTAGATTACTTATGTTCGATTATTTGTTTAAGGGTATGTAAACAGTGTACTGATGGAATACTttaagaaatggagattcaaagtgaacacaccgaaaacagttgcaatctacttcggaggaacagcAGTAAAGAAAGAGATAGCAGGAAATGTCAAAATAGAAATCCAGaagatagaatggaaaaagaaaGCAAATtttctgggagtaatactggattgaagaatgaattttaacaaacagatagaagaaaacagaaaaaagacaaggcaattgcacggcagactgtacccattgctcaaccctGGAAGTAAagtttccttagaaaacaagctgaagataataaaaatagtgctaataccaagcattacgtatgcaggagttacctggtacaatacgaaggacaataataatgatcagttgcaaagtacgctaaattcagtaataagaacagcggttggcgccccatgatatataactaaccaacaaatcagaggagaactgaaaattgaaactattgaagaaatagtcaataaacaaagaaagaagacaatagagacgctgaaagagcacgagattaaggaattaagaaagatattacaaatcaaaataagaaagacagataagaggaaatacctctttcaaagaactaaatagaagaaaaaagtgacatgcagtagggaggaaagcctcccgatcagacaacagcagaaaataggagaaatgaaattagaggcgaagggaatgtaaaatccggaccttaaacaaaaagaagatctgagagtAAACAGTGCACAGCCTCTCGATTCTCAGTTTATCGTGGCAAACTAGCTCTGCCTCGCTGCACTTCTCGAGTTTCACTTCATCTCATTTGGTATAATGAAGCTTTTCTTctcaaataacaaatgaaacttTAATAACAACTAAGATATGAAAGAACCACTCATGCCGTCAAGTGGGCGAATACAATTTGTATAAATATTTCCGAATGGGAGAAGAGATATTCAAATATGTCTCTCAAGAAAAGAATATCGTTCGAAAAATAGTGATGCAACTTTCATCAACAGAAAAAATTTCAGAgatctataaaaaatataagaacaTAATAAATCACGTTGGGAATTAACAAAAGGATAATATTTTCTTTACCTAAGCATGCTTGTCCTTGTGGTTCGCTCTTGTACTTCCAATCAAGCTGTGATAGCTGAAGATAGGCAGCCATCAGGGGTACATCCGATATTTCTGTTTCATCTCCTCCTGCCTCCAAAAGGAGTACACTCCATCCCTCTATTTCGCTAAGACGATTAGCTACAACTGCCCCTGGAATAAGAAAGTATATTATTGTATCAATCATGCTTTGAGAATTTAAAGTGTTTTAATAATTTCtgatgaaagaaaaataataaataagtagtATCTAGATATTTGAAGGAATTTAGAATTCAATTCATTGCAAATTTGCATGAATTTCATGTAATTAATTAAAAAGAGATTTTTTTCCATATCCAAAAGTTTATTTTTGGAGAAGATTCACGTAAACAGATCAAATGTCATTTTGCGACATAAAGAGCGCTGGCATTTGATTACCAGATAATCCAGGAAAAGTATCTATTCGTATTtgtagaaatatttgaaaaacttcGAGTCGTTACCTGCAGATCCTGCTCCAACAACTATAAAATCATATCTATCATGAAGCTCTTCTGATGGCACATCTATAGGCCTTGATTCGGGATCCAACATCTCATATTGAAAGTAGGCTATGGCTGCCACCAGTGCAGGAAGAAAATATGCAAAATTGGATGCAGCCGAGCTGAGACCAATCAGAGGCCCTGCTATAGCACTCATcactaaaaaaaatgaatttagccatttatgattaatttagTGGAGATTATTGGACAATATTGTGATTCCAATTTTCGATCGtgttcaacaagtaataatacaaaatgaaaatataacagCCACCTACTAGTTTTTTTCGATTCCATTTACAGAAGATCCGTTTCTGTAGCATTtaggattaatttttttttattcggaaACTATTGCTTCTACAAACAGCACAtaagagttgaaaatttgttgcagtAAATCGTTATTTTCGACACATATTTttatgttcaaaatttttttgtttcgttAAAAAGTTGAATTGAAAACGGTAAATGACGCAATAGGCGTTGCACGTTTCCCCTTTTAGAATAAGGAAAATGTCCATAGGGGTCTTTTTCATTCATGACACATGTCTACAAAAGCCATTCCTTCAATTCTTCAGAATTGGGTGCcgttaaatttaatttttaattttcgacaAATACATACATCAAATAATGTGGTAACTGATAATTGAAAATGGTTCAATCAAACAAACTTtggcatttgaaaaaaatatataaaatggaGCTTCGCAAAGGAACAAAATGACAATTGACGGAAAACTTCGCGTGAGTATAGAAAACAGTGGCACCAACTTATAAACGAAAAGAGCTACTACAATCTTACAAATGggtctttgattgattattaaaattatgttatttctattttctacatTCTGCTACGTTTTTGAACAATgtaaattttcttgaaattaaatACAGGATGTCGAAAAGCACCTACCACCCCTAAGAAACACCATCTTTCACCTCACATCAACACTTCTAAATCAACAAGTCAACTGTCCTGTAATGTCTTTAGTCGAATAAGACTTAATTGTATggcaaaattttaagttttcctATCACATACTTCACTTTCTATTTCTTAGGAACGTTGAGCAAAATAGTTATTCCAATCGTTCTGTTCTATATTGGCCAATTGATGGAGACGATgatagaatttcaattcaatttttgactgtttttttttatggtaaTGTTAAAGTTAACGGCATAAGGCATATGAGAGAAGTTGCACGTATACCTTCTTTAAGTCCTTCGAAGAAAGAGGTGATCTTTCATTGCATTATTGTTGCAGCCAATTTCGGTAGGAAAACAGTGTCAGATTTACACTTTTGCTGAAAATATCTCGAGTATTGAAGATAGGGGCATATGAGTGCCTATGGTTTTTActtttcgattattttttctatggttccgaTTATGCTATCTATACGAAACTTTGTCTGAAGCAGGAAATggttatttcaaatttaattcataAAACGAATATTAACACGCAAAAAGTCAATCTGGTCGAACTTAATTGTTATATTtagattttctttttcaatagatctcttgaattttctatggtctattttatatggttctgattataataataataataataactttattttctcaatatacATGAGTATTACAAAAAGGAACATTTATTATAGTTATATCTTCATTGAGAAAAAAAGCGAAGTCCAGGCTTGAGCATCTATAATTCTATAGGGATAGCTCAATCCTGCTCTATTTTCAGTATGtgatcagtttgaaattttgcacggagcTCGAAATTCTTATTGGATATAAATAATCCGATTCTCAACGTTGTTATCTATAATTATGATATGAATTCTGATACTCTATGAGAAAACGAGGGATGGCTTGAGATCGAATCTATTGAGTTGGGTTGGGTCATACCTATGTGAAAGATCTCAATTCGTCATTATGAATGATTCATTTTTCGTCCGTTTACAGGGTTGAATCGGCAGTGCCTCAGGGTTCTCATTTGGGACCACTccttttcattttatatatcaATGATATCTGCAAATGTTTTCTTCGCATAAGAATTACGCGGATGACATTAAGATGTATTACTCTTGAAAAGATTCAGATGATGCCCGGAAGTATCAGGATAATTTGGACAGATTCAATGAATTTTGTTCTCTGCACTATTTGTCCTTGAATGTTAATAAGTGCAAACACAAAACATTTACTAAAAACAGTAAATTCGTAAGCAATTCCCTATCTCTGAAGAGTATGATTCTGGAGAGAGTAAAAGTAGTCTTAGGAATATATCTGGATTCGAAATTATCATTCGAACACCATATAGATGATGTTGTTTCCAGAACTTTCAGAATGCTCGGTTTCATTCTGAGAATTTAGCGTGCATTTATAAGTGAGGAAATGCTAAAGGTTCTTTATtaaaacaccatttttttaagAATCATGCGGTTTTATAACTGAcgcatttttttcagttttatttacAACATTTCCCAAGTTGTTTTCAGAGAAAGCATATATTTGTACTTAAGTAGAAATtactaattttttattttttgtgaaattgttaatattcgAGAGTTTTTCAGCTGATAGTTATGTTCATAATCAATtattcttttcttctttttttaagGTGAATCCTTGTAATTGAGTTATTTCTGTTAATTGAGTTAGGTTCTGTTTTAGTTCAtgttaaataaatgaatgaaaaaataaatagaaaaacgTAACTCAAGTGAAGAGCTTGCAGAGTTAATAACAGATGAAGACGAGCTAAGAGTTTATGAGATTACCTTCGGATGTTGTTTTCCATATCGGATTCATCTTTCAAAGTCGGGCAACTATGGTAATTTTGTGACTTATTATtgagattattttttcaatacactTTTATAGAAAATTGGAATATTCCGAACAATAATTCACCAATAAAGAAGCACATTTTGAATCGACTATTACAATATTTCGAACTATAAAAAAATGCTCTGGTAAACTAATAACACCTAGCCACTTCCAttctttttcttcaagtgtAGGAAAACgtcattatattgattttatttCCTATTATTCTATTGTCTAGTACATCGTCAGTATTTTATGTcttttctcaaaattcatatgggtggtatagaaaaatgaaatttaacagAGCCGTATCAAGGTACTAtagcgcctgtggcaatatcatagacagcgccccccattttcgaagaatttatttcatcgattaattatattttctcatagtatttttttgttcataacttaagtcatatattttgtgatttttttatgcttagtacgcaaattctagggaaggctagcaatatttccaatttttccagcaagggcgtagaaatggggggcaATTCTTCCCCTCCcctcaatatttccaaaatataatatttaagaattctcgcaaagacgaaaaacgaaaatttctccataaaaagAACCAATATACATTTTACTTTCCTCTGAAATCGGCACGGACtacaaaatcggaccctttcaCGTTTAATGAGcatattatcgctttcaagatgagtacttttactgcactacgagcacatctatgtccgaggtttattattttcctttatctatccgctttgtcgccgtcgtcccttatttgccatttgtgatttttgcattcgtaatcGCCATAcacttactcgttgttttcggttttttgtttcattttagtcacaaaatttcaatactgtaccttgttatcaaagtactgaactaagtaattcgcatcgataaattgtgattcattcaaattgcaattttattGTGCAGATattagttttgaattgattatatctaaacggtgttcctaatgtgtacaaatgaaaatgacagatttctcatttcaagaaaaaagtcctataacatgaatctgcaaacgctttggttttgagataccggTATTAAAGTATATTAAATTGGCCAGCAAGAGCATGCGATATAACACCGTTAGACTCTTTTCTTTGGGGATAGGTGATTTTTTTGTCaacaaatatcaaatatcaaaaatgaagATTTGACAATATATACCAATTTTTGTTCTTACTTCGCATCAAAGCAATACCTCTCGATTGATTGATCATCCTTTATAAATACAAAGGCACAAAAGCTTCTGACTGCACGCCATTGGTTTTCTAAGTTCTTATGATTATTAATTGTACTCAGTTATATTTCCAAAGAAATATATGTTATTCATATGGTTTTTCCTGGCCATTCTTAGAATTATGGGAACATTGCAATGAAATTTGTTTCCAACGGAAAACTCATTAAAAATTACCATCTGAATCATTTTCAAACatcataaaaattgaataagaaTAGGAGCACGAATATAATAGAGAATAGAAATATTGAACGAACGATTTTGACAAATGAGTAGTTATTTCACTGttcaaaaacaatttattttgaAGATCAACAGAAATACCATCTTACCTTATCAAGTTTTGAATCCCTTTCTACTTGAACACGGATATATTCACAAACTGTCCTTCAACAACTGACACTAGCTCGAACATGTCCCTGCATCACCAAGGAGGTCACATTCATCAATTTGATTCGATCCAAAATCACTAAACGACCTTGAACTTGACAGAGTTGGTAATGTTCCTCGTATGACGAAACTGAAAGAGATGATGCTTCTTCTCGTTTTATCCCCTGATGGGAATGTTAGATATGTGGTACTTTCTTCGATTGCCTCCTTGTCTGTCACTCCTTCCGACACAGGTTTACTGGTGCGTGACACCATTCCACGGTTAACGGGGTTTCCGTTGATGATGGTACGGCCGTTATGTTAGTCTGGTGAGGAACACTTGTTGTGTTAACGATGGTCTTCATTGTTGATAGGTAGAAGATCGATTCTGTTATgaaatatatggaaatattctTCTTCTCACTTTCATCCATTTAGATCTGAGGAATACCTGTTCTAGAAAAAGAaaacatatattttatcattaacAATAACAAATAATCTAAAAAGGAAACATACAATGTATAAATTCCACTTCAAGCAAACAAAGAAGAGTTCTTCTTTTTGAAACAGTATGTGAAACATCGGATTGATCCAAATTTCAAATAAGCTTAGGAAACATTTTCCTTTCTTTTAAATTTTGGACCCGTATCAATATTTCACTGACTTCTGGACTTCAatgagaaataataatttcattcgGAAAACAATCCTGGTTACCCATATCAGATGACAGTAACTTCTTACATCTATATATTCTTGTTATTGCTTAAGTATTTTTGTTATCGAAAAAATCAAGGTCAAAAGTCTTacaatttcatgaaataatccttagaaccctgtatattgaattgCTCCATGTTAACTCTCTTGAATTGAAAAACACCGAATCTACTTATATCTATCAATAtaaccaaattttcaaatttatttctaGTCAATTTCTATGCCTCATAAGCCAGGGTATATACGGGGTTaatataaaggatgtttttttagagctatagaactttaaattgcaataaaacaacgattgattattcgattgacatgaattttatttatccccaagataatcttgtggcattacatttcaaatatgatttctggcatatgaccgccatggctgactcggatgtagtccaatctggacgtcctatattcgattactttttccaacatttgtggccgtatatcggcaataacacggcgaaagTTGTCTTCCagatggtcaagggtttgtg carries:
- the LOC123674751 gene encoding glucose dehydrogenase [FAD, quinone]-like isoform X2, with protein sequence MVFLRGVMSAIAGPLIGLSSAASNFAYFLPALVAAIAYFQYEMLDPESRPIDVPSEELHDRYDFIVVGAGSAGAVVANRLSEIEGWSVLLLEAGGDETEISDVPLMAAYLQLSQLDWKYKSEPQGQACLAMNNGRCNWPRGKVIGGSSVLNYMLYLRGNKKDYEIWESLGNPGWGYKDALYYFKKSEDNKNPYLTKTPYHSEGGYLTVSEAPYHTPLVTSFVEAGKQLGYKNRDINGQFQTGFMLAQGTVRRGARCSTGKAFLRPIRLRTNLHVAMRSHVTRVLIDPATKVAFGVEFVRDGKLYRIRARKEVILSAGAVNSPQILMLSGIGPKADLEKLNIPLIQDLQVGHNLQDHVGLGGLTFVIDKPVSILLSRVYAVQPVLQYAVFGGGPLTIMGGVEGLAFVNTKYVNASDDFPDIEFHFISGSTHSDGGAQLKKAHGLTETFYKKSFEPITGKDSFSLLPVLLRPKSRGLIKLRSRNPFDPPLIYPNYFKDDFDMKTLIEGVKIGVALSRTPAFKYYKSKFLPFPDCSHIPVHTDPYYECMIRLYSATIYHPVGTAKMGPYWDEQAVVDSDLRVYGIKNLRVIDASIMPTLVSGNTNAPVIMIGEKGADLIKALWIRRTRLGAFGNLKPT
- the LOC123674751 gene encoding glucose dehydrogenase [FAD, quinone]-like isoform X1, encoding MNPIWKTTSEVMSAIAGPLIGLSSAASNFAYFLPALVAAIAYFQYEMLDPESRPIDVPSEELHDRYDFIVVGAGSAGAVVANRLSEIEGWSVLLLEAGGDETEISDVPLMAAYLQLSQLDWKYKSEPQGQACLAMNNGRCNWPRGKVIGGSSVLNYMLYLRGNKKDYEIWESLGNPGWGYKDALYYFKKSEDNKNPYLTKTPYHSEGGYLTVSEAPYHTPLVTSFVEAGKQLGYKNRDINGQFQTGFMLAQGTVRRGARCSTGKAFLRPIRLRTNLHVAMRSHVTRVLIDPATKVAFGVEFVRDGKLYRIRARKEVILSAGAVNSPQILMLSGIGPKADLEKLNIPLIQDLQVGHNLQDHVGLGGLTFVIDKPVSILLSRVYAVQPVLQYAVFGGGPLTIMGGVEGLAFVNTKYVNASDDFPDIEFHFISGSTHSDGGAQLKKAHGLTETFYKKSFEPITGKDSFSLLPVLLRPKSRGLIKLRSRNPFDPPLIYPNYFKDDFDMKTLIEGVKIGVALSRTPAFKYYKSKFLPFPDCSHIPVHTDPYYECMIRLYSATIYHPVGTAKMGPYWDEQAVVDSDLRVYGIKNLRVIDASIMPTLVSGNTNAPVIMIGEKGADLIKALWIRRTRLGAFGNLKPT
- the LOC123674751 gene encoding glucose dehydrogenase [FAD, quinone]-like isoform X3; the encoded protein is MSAIAGPLIGLSSAASNFAYFLPALVAAIAYFQYEMLDPESRPIDVPSEELHDRYDFIVVGAGSAGAVVANRLSEIEGWSVLLLEAGGDETEISDVPLMAAYLQLSQLDWKYKSEPQGQACLAMNNGRCNWPRGKVIGGSSVLNYMLYLRGNKKDYEIWESLGNPGWGYKDALYYFKKSEDNKNPYLTKTPYHSEGGYLTVSEAPYHTPLVTSFVEAGKQLGYKNRDINGQFQTGFMLAQGTVRRGARCSTGKAFLRPIRLRTNLHVAMRSHVTRVLIDPATKVAFGVEFVRDGKLYRIRARKEVILSAGAVNSPQILMLSGIGPKADLEKLNIPLIQDLQVGHNLQDHVGLGGLTFVIDKPVSILLSRVYAVQPVLQYAVFGGGPLTIMGGVEGLAFVNTKYVNASDDFPDIEFHFISGSTHSDGGAQLKKAHGLTETFYKKSFEPITGKDSFSLLPVLLRPKSRGLIKLRSRNPFDPPLIYPNYFKDDFDMKTLIEGVKIGVALSRTPAFKYYKSKFLPFPDCSHIPVHTDPYYECMIRLYSATIYHPVGTAKMGPYWDEQAVVDSDLRVYGIKNLRVIDASIMPTLVSGNTNAPVIMIGEKGADLIKALWIRRTRLGAFGNLKPT